The sequence below is a genomic window from Thioalkalivibrio sp. ALJ12.
CGATCACGGATAAATGGAGCGACACTGGTTCCGGAGGCTTTGCGGATGACAAACTGTATGTTGTTCAAACGGGCGCAAAGGTTGTCGAGCGCTGCCTGCTGATGACCTCCGACCCCGGCGATCTTATCCTAGACCCCACTTGCGGCTCTGGCACCACCGCACAAGTGGCCGAGAAGTGGGGCCGCCGCTGGATCACCTGCGATACCTCCCGTGTTGCGGTCACCCTGGCGAAGCAGCGGCTGATGACCGCGAGTTATAACTACTTCGAGTTGAAGTACCCCCAGGAGGGCCTGCGCGGTGGTTTCATCTACAAGACGGTGCCGCACATCACCCTGAAGTCGATCGCCAACAATCCCGAGATCGACGAGATCTACGAGCGCGATCATCCGGCCATCGAGCAGCCGCTGGCGGATCTGAACCACGCGCTCAAGGGCAAGGCGCCAGCCTTTTCTGTGCCTTGCGGCGGACGCAAGGGGCAGACAGTCGATTTCAGCGCCCCGGACACTGAGACGATCACCCTGCCGGCCGGCGACGAGGTGCCGGTGAATGCCCTGCTGGAATGGGAAGTGCCGTTCGACTTCCCCGAAGCATGGCCCGAGGCCGCTCGAGCCCCCTTCGAGGCCTTTCATGCTGCTCGCCAGACGATGCAGCAACGCATGGACGAGAGCATCGCGAATCATGCCGGTCAGGAAGTGCTCTATGACCAACCCGAGGTGAGCAAGAACAAACAGCGCATCACCGGTCCGTTCACCGTCGAGGCGGTACCCTTTGCCACGGTGCTCGGTCTGGACGAGGCCGAGCAGCCGACGGAGGCCGATGTGGCCGTGGCCCGCTCGGGGGCCACTTCCCGTCATGTCCTGTGGCGAGAGGAACTGCTGAAGGCGGGGATCCGGGGCAAGGGTGGGCAACAGCTCAAGCTGATGGATCTGGAGACCTTGCCGGGTACCCAGTATCTGCACGCGGTCGGCACCCTGGCCGAGACCGGCGAGCGGGTCGCGGTGAGCTTCGGCCCCGAGTATGCCGCCCTGGAGCAGCGCCAGGTGGAGATCGCCAAGAACGAGGCCGGCGACCTGTTCCCGCTGCCAAAGTTGCTGGTCTTCTGCGCCTTTACCTTCGATCCGGAGGCGGCCAAGGATATCGACAGCATCAAGGGGATCCAGGCCCTCCGGGTGCAGATGAACACGGATCTGCTCACCGAGGATCTGAAGAAGAATGCCCGCAGCAACGAGTCGTTCTGGCTGATGGGCCAGCCGGATGTCGAGGTGAGGGAACTCCGGGACGGCAAGCTTCAGGTGGAGGTCCACGGCTTTGACTACTTCGACACCAAGTCGGGTGAGCTGAAGTCCGGCGGCAAGCGCGACATTGCCGTGTGGGAGCTGGACACTGACTACGATGACCGTTCCCTTTACCCGCGTCAGGTCTTCTTCCCCATGGCTGGCAAGAAGGATGGCTGGCACAAGCTCAGGAAGGATATCCGCGCCGAACTCAACGAGGAGCTGCTGGAACAGCTCCACGGTACCCGGTCGCTGTCCTTTGAGCCCGGCGAGAACCGCAGTATCGCGGTGAAGATCGTCGACAACCGGGGTATCGAATCGCTGAAGGTCATCCGGCTGGACTGAACCATGACGCGGCAGACAAGCCTCTTCGATGTACTGGCTCGCCATGAGGGGGCCGATACGGAGTACAAGTCGGCCCTTGGCGGGTTGCCGGGGGATCTGTGGGCAACCTACAGCGCTTTTGCCAACACCGCCGGCGGTACGATCTACCTCGGGGTCAAGGAGACCGACGACGGGCCGGTGACCTCCGGTATCACCGATGCTGACAGGCTCCGCTGCGACTTCTGGAATACGGTGAACAATCCCCAGAAGGTCAGCCGCAATATCCTCGAGGAGCGTCACGTCAGTATCGAGCGTTTTGGGGGGCACGAGATCCTGGTGATCGAGGTTCCCCGCGCCTCGCGTCTCGACCGCCCGGTCCACGTCGGCGTGGACCCGTACAAGGGTACCTACCGCCGCAATCATGAAGGGGACTTTCTCTGCAATGCGGCGGAGGTGCAACGGATGTTCGCGGACCGCCTGGACGAGTCGCCAGCGGACAGTCGGATCCTGGAGCACTTCGGGCTGGATGACCTGAATAGCGACTCCCTTGCCAAGTTCCGTAACCGCATGTCCTCGCGCGCGTCGGACCACCCGTGGCTGGCGGAAGATACGGTTGGTTTCCTGACCAAGCTGGGCGGCTGGCGCAAGGATCGACAGACGGGCGAGCAGGGCCTGACCCTGGCCGGACTGCTGATGTTTGGAAAGACCGAGGCGATACAGGACCCGGACGCCCTGCCGCGGTTTCACCTCGACTATCGCGAACGGCTGGCGGAAGACGAGGCGGTTCGCTGGAGTGACCGCCTGACCATCGATGGGACCTGGGAGGCCAACCTGTTCGAGTTCTATCTGCGGGCAGCCCAGAAGCTCTCTCACGACCCCGCGCTGAAGGTGCCGTTCCAGTCCGACCGTCGTGATCAGACTGACGCCCACGAGGCGCTGAAAGAGGCCCTGGTCAATGCCCTGATCCATGCCGATCACCATGGCCAGGGTGGGATCGTGATCGAGCGCTTCAAGGACCGTTTCGAATTCTCCAACCCCGGTACCCTGCTGCTGTCCCAGGAGCAGTTGATCGCCGGCGGGGTCAGTGAGTGCCGCAACAAGGCCCTGCAGCGGATGTTCCAGATGCTCGGCGTTGGGGACAAGGCGGGTTCCGGTCTCGACAAGATCCGCCACAGCTGGCAGGCCCATCTATGGCAGCCTCCCAGCTTGCGTGAACAGTACCGGCCGGATCGCGTGATCCTGTTGTTGCCGCTGTTCAGCGTCATGCCGGAGGATGTGGTGCAGTCGTTGATAGACCGCTTTGGAAGCGCATTCGAGGCGCTGTCACAGGACGAGGCGCAGACGCTGGTCATCGCCGCGATGGCTGCTGACCAGTCGGTGACTAATCAGCGCCTGCAGGAGATGTTGACCCTGCATCGGGTCGATATTACCCAGATGCTGCGGGGCCTAGTGGACAAGGGCATGCTGGATCCCCATGGCCGGAATCGGGGCGCTTACTACACGCTGGCAGCGGGTGGAGACCGCGACACCGAGGAAGGCGGGACACTTGCGCTCCGGTTTGCCGGTGACCCCGAACCGTCCCCGGATGGCGGCTCCGTACAATCCAGCGATCGCTCCGTGCAATCCGAGGACCGCTCCGTGCAATCCGAGGATCGCTCCGTACAAACGACTGGCGACCGTCCGCTGTCGAAGTTGAGCATTGATGATCCTTCCGAAGCGGAGCGCCTGTGGGCCCTTTCTGCCCATGTCCGCGATCACAAGCCTCGAAAAGAGGAGCTGAGGCGCGTACTGGCTGAGCTGTGTCGCGGGCGCTATCTCGGACCGGCCGACCTTGGAATCCTGGTGAATCGAAATCCGGACGCACTCCGGCATCGGCACCTGCGGCCAATGGCACGGGAGGGGGTTTTGCGGATGCGGTATCCCGACAAGCCCAATCACAGCCAGCAGCAATACACTACGGTAGAGGGACGAACCGAATGAGCGCCCAGTCGCTGATCATCAACTCCCCGTACGAGTACCCCGGCAGCTACTGGGAACAGGATGGTAGCGGGAAGGCGCTGAAGCTTTGCCAGGGCCGGCGGCCAGCCGCGTATGAAATCTTCGATACCCGCAACAACACCCGGCGCAGCGAGCCGCTGGATCTGGTGAATCAGATCCGGCAGCGGGTGGATGGTTGGCGCGAGAAGGGGTATCCGGGGGTGACCAGCGTGACGCGCCAGCTACTGGAACACTGGTATTGGCGCGGCGAATGGGACCCCGAAGGGCGACGCTGGGAGGGCGGGCCGCGGCAGCATCCGTTCTACTTCTGCCAGCTGGAAGCCATCGAGACCCTGATCTGGTGGCTGGAGGCACGAGAGGAGGACCGCCAGGGGGTCTTCGTGCCGGGCGATGGCGGCCCCTGGGAGCGGATCTGCAACAAGATGGCCACGGGCAGCGGCAAGACCCAGGTGATGGCGCTGATTATTACCTGGCAGACACTCAACGCTATCCAGTATCCGAAGGACAAGCGCTTCTCCCGGGCCGTGCTGGTGGTGACGCCCGGATTGACGGTCAAGAGCCGGTTGAAGGTGCTGTTTCCCGGCGACGAGAAGAACGTCTACGACGAGTTCAATCTCTGCCCCAATGAGGCGATGCGCCAGCAGTTGAATCAGGTCGAGCTGGTGGTAGAGAACTGGCACACATTGATGCCGTTGAAGGAACAGGCGCGCTCAGTAGTCAGGAAAGGTAAGGAGAGCGACGAGGCCTTTACTCGCCGGGTTCTCGGACAGCTCGCTACGCACCGCGATCTGGTGGTCATTAACGACGAGGCCCACCACGCCTATCGGCAGCGGGCGGAGGTGAAAGTCAGCAAGAAGGAGGCCGACGCACTGGGTATCGATCTGGAGGAAGCCACTCGGTGGATCGAGGGGCTGGATCGAATTCACAAGACCCGACGCATTCGCCGCTGCTTCGACCTGTCTGCGACGCCGTTCGCACCTACCGGGAAAACCAATACCGACGCGGGTTTGTTCGAATGGGTGGTCTCGGATTTCGGCCTTAACGATGCTATCGAGGCAGGCTTGGTCAAGACGCCGCGTGTGGTCGTACGCGATGACGCGCTGGCCAATGCTCGGACATACGCGAGCAAGCTTTATCACATCTATCGTGAAGACGAGGTTCGCGAGGATCTCAATCGCAAGGCTGAAACGCATGCCTCGTTGCCGGATCTCGTGCAGAAGGCGTATGCGTTGCTTGCCTACGACTGGAGGGAAGCCGCACGACAATGGCAGCAGGCAGGGCACAGCATCCCGCCGGTGATGCTGACGGTTTGCAATCGAACCGAAACTGCCGCGCGTATCGAGAATTTCTTCAACAGCGGTGATTGTCTGATCGCGGAGACTCAGGCCCCCGACAAGACTCTGCGGGTGGACTCAAAGGTGCTGGAGAAAGCCGAGCGGGGCGAAGCTTCGAACTCCAGGGACAAGGAATACGCGCAACGTCTGGAATCAATTATTAACGCCGCTGACCTGCCCGCAGATCGGCGCGATGATCTGTTGACCCAGAAGCAGGAGGAACAGCTGCGTGCGCTGGTCGACACTGTGGGGAAGCGCGGGAAACCGGGTCAGGGGCTGCAGAACGTGATCTCGGTGGCGATGCTGTCCGAAGGATGGGACGCCGCCAATGTCACGCACATCATGGGGCTGCGCGCCTTTACCAGTCAGCTTCTGTGCGAGCAGGTCATCGGTCGCGGACTTCGGCGGGTAGCGCACGATATGGATGCCATGGGCCGTTTCCTGCCGGAGTACGTGAATGTCTTCGGGGTGCCGCTCTCCATCTTTCAGGATGACGCGGGCGGCGGTGAGCCGCCGCCACCGCCCAATCCGAGCACTCGTATCGAAGTCGAATCGGGCCGTAACCATCTGGAAATTCGTTGGCCCAACGTGGAGCGGGTGGAACATAGCTTGAAGACCGAGCTGGTGCTGGATCTGGCATCTGTGCCCCCGTTGAGCCTGGATCCGGCGGAGACTCCGCTCAACGCCGACATCGCCCCGTCCCTCACGGGGTCGCCAAACCTGAGCATGGTGACCGAGATCGATCTGGAGAGCGCGGTCGAAGACTTTCGGTTGCAGAACCTGGTCTTTCGTGCCGCACGAAAACTCTATCTGCAGAATGCCGCTGGTTTCGGCGGCGACAAGCAGTATCTTGCCGTGCAACTGATCCGGCTGGTGGAGAAGTTTCTCGCAAGCGACAAGTTGGATATCCCGAGCCTCTGGCACCAGGACCCCGTGCGCCGCCGGCTATTATTCGCGCTCAATATGGATACGGTGGTTGCACATGTCAGTCGGCATGTAACCGAGCAGAATGTTGATCGGCGAGAATTGATCTTTGACGAGTCAAGGCCGATCGGATCGACGGCCTATATGCGCCCATGGTTGACGACCAAGCCATGTGCGGCGACGCGCCGGTCGCAAATTAGTCATGTGGTATATGACAGTACATGGGAGAAGTTGGTCGCGGATGTCTGCGAGGGACACGAGAAAATTCAGGCCTGGGTCAAGAATGACCACCTGGACTTCAAGATCCGTTATCTGTGGCGCGGCTCCTCACGTAATTTCGTTCCCGATTACCTGATTCGGTGTGCGAATGGGCAGACCTTGATACTCGAGGTTAAGGGGCAAGATAGCAGCATGAATGCCGAGAAACGTGCCGCTGTTCATTCGTGGGTTGAAGCGGTTAATGAACAGGGCGGCTTCGGTAGATGGGCATTCGATACGGTTTTCGAGCCCGCTTCGGCCCGAGACGTAATCGAAAGGCATTGTTCCAGAGAGAGTCCATCAGGTTAGCGAGCCGGACTTTGCGTCGTGCTTTTTTGGGTTCCCTTCGGGGGTTGGCGTTTCCGGCCACTGGCGCGGATTGAAGTCACTGCGGCGCAGAAATGCGTTGCCGAGTTGGACCACCGTGCACAGGATCAGGCCGAAAGCGAGGATGTAGGTCCATTATTCGAGCCCGATGTCGGTGGTATGAACCCATGACCCGAATGTTGATAGCGATGGTGCGGGTGAACTCGTCCGGGACTCCTTGCCATCGCGGCAATCCGGAGGCGCATGTCCCCGGTGATCCCGGAGCTTGTGAACGCCTCCAGGGCGTCAGGTCGTGATGAACACGGCAAAGGGCGGGCGCCGCGATGGCCGCCCGCCCCGATAGCTCATGGCTCGTGGCTAATGGCTCAGGCGTTGCGCGCGAAGTAGCTGGTCATCAGGTTGCGGTAGTTGGGGATGTGCTCGGAGAGCAGCGATCCCAGACCTTCGACATCATTGCGCCAGTCGCGGTGCAGTTCGCAGGCCATCGCAAACCAGCCCATCAGCTGGATGCCGGCGGCCTCCATGCGGGACCAGGCGGAATCGCGGGTGGTCTTGTTGAAGGTGCCCGAGGCGTCGGTCACCACGAATACGTCGTAGCCCTCCTCGATGGCGGACAGCGCAGGGAAGGCCACGCAGACCTCCGTGACGACACCGGCGATGATTAGCTGCTTCTTGCCGGTGGCCTTCACGGCAGCCAGGAATTCCTCGTTGTCCCAGGCGTTGATGTTGCCCGGACGCGCGATATAGGGGGCGTCGGGGAACATCTCCTTCAGTTCCGGCACCAGTGGTCCATTGGGGCCGGCCTCGAAGCTGGTGGTCAGGATGGTGGGCAACCCGAAGTACCGGCCGCAGGCCGCCGTGGCCAGCACGTTGTTCTTGAATTCGCTGGGTTCGAAGTCCTGGACCAGCGAGATCAGACCGGACTGGTGATCGACCAGCAGCAGCGCGGCATCGTCCTTGTCGAGGCGGCGGTAGGTGTAGCCGTCATTCATGGTGGTTCTCCTGTAATGAAAGCCTGCCGGGCAGGCATGAAATGCCGCGACGCGGATGCGCCGCGGGGTGGGGTCAAGTGGATGGGGCGGAGTCCTGCAGGCGGCCCTCGCGATAGTCGCGGATGGCCTGGCGGATCTCCTCCGGCGTATTCATGACGAAGGGCCCCTGGCCGACGACGGGCTCGTCGATGGGTTCGCCGGACAGGACCAGGATGGTGGCCTCGTTGTTGGATTCGACGATCACCCCCTCGTGCTCCGCGCTCAGCATCACCAGCTGGCCGCCGCGCGCGATCTCGCCGCCGTTCACCTGAACGGTGCCATGCAGTACCACCAGCATGGAGTTCCAGCCGTGCGGCAGGTCCAGGCGGACCTCGCCGTCGCGCTCCAGGCGCAGGTCCCACACCTGCATCGGGCTGAAGGTGCGGGCCGGCCCTGGCTGCCCGGCATATTCGCCGGCAATGACTCGCAGCCGCCCCGCGGCGTCCGGCAGTGCGATCTCCGGGATGTCGGTGACGCCCAGGTGCTGATAGCCCGGTGCCGTCATCTTGTATCGGGATGGCAGGTTGACCCAGAGCTGCACCATCTCCAGCCGCCCGCCGGTGCGGGTGAAGCGCCGGGAATGGAACTCCTCGTGCAGGATGCCGGCACCGGCGGTCATCCACTGCACGTCGCCCGGTCCGATAATGCCGCCGGCCCCGGTGGAGTCGGCATGCTTTACCTCGCCATCCAGCACGATGGTGACGGTCTCGAACCCCCGGTGCGGATGTTCTCCGACGCCGCGCGGCCGGGCCGCGGGTTCGAAATCCATGGGGCCGGCATGGTCGAGCAACAGGAACGGGCTCACGTGGCGGCCGTGAGTCTGGTAGGAAAACAGCGAACGCACGGGAAAGCCGTTGCCGACCCAGTGGCGGGGTGGGGCGCTGTATGTACCCAGGATGGTCTTCATGTCGTCCTCCTCGAAAGGCCGTGGTTGGTGGCCTGACGAGAATCCTGGCAGCAGGACGGTGGCGCGGGTAGTGCCGGAAAATTACACTCACCGTTCCATAATCGGAACGATGAAGATGCAGGACCTCAACGATCTCTACTATTTCGCCCGCGTGGTCGAGCACGGCGGGTTTGCCCCAGCTGCACGGGCACTGGGCGAGCCCAAGTCCAAGCTCAGTCGCCGGATCGCGGCGCTGGAAGAACGCCTGGGGGTGCGCCTGTTGCATCGCTCCACCCGGCAGGTCGGCGTCACCGAGATCGGGCGCGTCTACCATGGCTTCTGCAAGGCCATGCTGGTGCAGGCGGAGGCCGCGCAGGACGCCATCGACGGCCTGCGCGACGAGCCCTGTGGCACGGTCAAGCTGAGCTGTCCGGTCGCGCTGCTGGATGCCCGGGTGGCGACCATGCTGGCGGAATACCAGCGCCGTTACCCGCGGGTGCAGCTGCACCTGGACGCGACCAACCGCCGCGTGGACGTCATCGAGGAAGGTTTCGATATCGCCATCCGCGTGGAGCCGCCGCCGCTGGAGGACAGCGAGCTTGTCCTGCGCGTCCTGGCCGACCGAGCCCAGCGGCTGGTGGCGAGCCCGGACCTGCTCCAGCGCGAGGGCTCGCCGCAGGTGCCCGCGGATCTCGCAGACCTCCCCAGCCTCGCACTGAGCCGGCCGCAGGCACGCTATCAGTGGCATCTTGTCGGGCCCGACGGTGGCGAGGCCTGGATTGCCCACCAGCCGCGGCTGGTCACGCGCAGCATGACGGCCCTGCGGATTGCCGCCTGCCACGGGGTCGGTATCGTGCAGTTGCCGACCATGATGATGACCACGGAGCTGGAGGATGGCCGTCTGCTGCCGGTGCTGGACGGCTGGGCCCCGCCGCGCGAGATCGTGCATGCGGTGTTCCCGTCGCGGCGCGGTCAGCTGCCGGCCGTGCGTGGCCTGATCGATCATCTGGCCGAAGGCTTTGCCGCTCTCGACGAGGATTGAGGTCCACAGACCGGTCAAGCCATCGTGCGAGCGGCTGTATCGTTCGCTTGTCGCGAGTTATCAGTGCATGGGGTTACCGCCTGGCTGGCAGGCGCGATGCGGCTGAAACGGCCCGGTAGTATCCCTGTTGGTGGGGGTTGAAGCCGCGCCGGCGCAGCTCTGTTTTCTCGAGCCCGGCTAGTGTTTCGGGGATCGCAGCGATGATCATGATCAGTATTCGGCCGTTGTCGATAAGGCTCCGGATCCTGGGCACGCTGTCGATGGCTCCGCGTGCGTGTGCGAACGCGGCTCGGTGAGGGTCAGCGGGCAATTGGGTCGGAGTGGGGCAAGCCGTTGCAAAGTACGGTCTGCGCGGGCAAGCCAATCGCGGCCCGTGCTGGGCGTCCCGTTGGGGCCAACCGCTGAGCGAGACATGCTGAAGACTGCCAGCTTTGCGATGGAATACTGGTGGCGACAGCCCGACGGGAATTCGGTAGAGGGACGAGGTCTGGACCGCTGGTCAGTGTTTCAGGTTCATCCCGGTGGTGGCGTCAGGGGCCGTTCTTGTGGGGGGCGACCTTGCCGCCTGTTCGGCAATGACTGACAGCTTCATCCAGCGCCCGATGCTGCGTTCCAGCTCCAGTCTTCCGAGAACCCGAATATCCCTGCGTTCGATGGCCGGCGCGAGGGGGCGCTGGCCGATCCAGACCGGGCCCAGCACCCGCACGGTTGTGGCGATGTACAGGTCGACCTCGAATCCGGGGTCGGACTGGCAGAGGTCGACATCATCGTCTTCGATCAGTAGCCACCAGCGTCGAAGTTCGGGCGGCGCGTCGCTGTAGTCGAACTGGACGACGGTCCGCCCCGAGGGAAGAGCCGCGGTATCGATGCGCCGGCGCATGTCCCACATGAGTACGCCTGCGTCCCAGTCGGGGCCGTCGGCTGCGCTTTCCACCCAGCGCCGCCCCCACAGGCCCATCGAGATGATCACCGGGCCCAGGGCCTCGCCGGCCTCCGTCAGGCGATAGTCCGCGTGTTCTCGGACTACGACGCCGCTCGCAATCAGGTCCCGCAGACGGCGGGCCAGCAGTGCACGCGACATCAGCGGCACGCCGCGATGGATCTCGTTGAAACCTGAGGACCCACTGATCAACTCACGCAGAACCAGCGGGGTCCAGCGCGTTGTCAGGATCTCCGCCGCCTTTGCCACAGGGCAGAACTGACTGTATCCCGTTCGGTCGGTCATGGCGCTTCTCCGCAGCCATTTTCCCAATTATGGCTCCGCCACCGGGTGTTTTCCGGTTCATTTTCTGAACTAGCGGGGTCGGCCTCCGCTTCGCAATGCTGATCTCACGGCGTGCCTTGTCTTGCCGTAACCCATCGCAGCCCAAACCAAGGGGAGCCGACGATGACACTCACATGCGAATCGATCGCCAGTCGAGTCCTTCCACATCAAGCCGCACGGAGTGCGTGTGCGACATACGGCGCCGAGGGTGCCGCTGTCGGGGAGTGCTCGCCCCAAACAGACCCAAAGGAGAATGTCATGAACAATCCCGGATTCCCTGCCAGGACCAGAGCCGCCATATCCCTCACGGCGTTTACGCTGCTGGTGCTCCTGGCCACGCCACTGGCACACGCGGACCCCGATCCGATCACGGCCAAGCCATTGACCGAACGTCACGCCTTTAGCGGCGAAGTCTCGATGCAGATCACGCAGGAGCTCGACGGTTTGCCCAGGAAGACCTTCGACATTGAAGACGCATCGAATGTCAGCGTATTCGAGTTCACCATCCAGCCGGGGGCCGTGTTTCCCTGGCATACCCATCCGGGGACGGTACTCATCATGGTCACGGAAGGTGAATTCGTATTCATGTTCGCGGAGGACTGTGTAAGGCGCGAGCTTGAACCCGGCATGGCCCTGGTCGATCCCGGGGACAGTGTGCACACGGCCTACAACCCCAGCCGGGATGAGCCCACGGTGGTCATTGCCACGCTGCTTGGGGTCCCGGGAGAGGGTCCGCTGACGATGCCCGTCGACGCGGACGACAACTCTGCACTGGACGAGAAGTGCGGCATTGAGCGCACGGGCGAAAACCGGCTCCATGGGCACTGAGGAGGTGATGTTCGGCTACCACGGTCGTGAGGGGGCGTCCGTGGTGGTCGCCGACCCGTGTGCTCAAGGCAAGGCGCTCGATCTCAGCCCTTGAACTTCACCAGGCGGCTGACCTGGATGTCGCAGATGAAGACAACACCGCTGTGCTGGTTGAAGAAGGGCGTGAACCCTTCGAGGATCGGTTCGACCAGTTCTTCGGGGATCGCCGCGATGATCATGATCAGGACTTCGTCCTCGTTGAACATCAGGTGCCCCGAGTGGAAGCCCTGGCTACCCTTGCCGGAGAGATTGCCGATGATGGTGTAGCCCTTGACGCCCGCCCGATCCAGCAGATCGGTGGCAAACGCCTGGTGTTCGCCTTCGAGAATGATCTCGATCTTCTTCAGTGATTTGAGATTCAGGTCGTTCATGCGCGGTTTTCCTCCACGGCAGGTCGGTCGGCCGCATCTTGTGTGGAACGGGGCGGGGGTTCCTCGCGCCAGTCGCCGTCGACGAATCGGTACAGCCGGTCGGTTTCCGGGTCGAGGATGACGCACAGTACCCAGCCATTCGCAATCAGGCTCCGGACCTTGGGCACGTTTTCAATGGCCCGGCGCGCATGGGAGAGCGGGGCCTCGATCAGGGCCAGCAACCGGATCGGGTCGTGGTAGGGCAGCCCGTCGTAGAGTACGGTCTGGGCGGGCAGGCCGGTGCGCAGGTCCGAGAGGTTGCCGGTCATGACCCCGACGCGACAGGCGACGTTATGGTAGGCCTTGCTGCCGGAGCCGTAGCGTTCGTTGTCGACCGCCGAGAAATAGTGCTCCATGTTGATCCACTGGGCGACGATCAGCGGGCCGGTCAGAATGCTTTCCAGCAGTCGGCCTTTGGGGTCGACGCGATAGTCGTAGGAATGCAGGAACGTGCGGCCCTGCAGGTCGCTCGCCGCGGTCAGGTGTCGCCGGCCGATGATGAAGCCCGCATTGCGTGCCAGACCCCATTCGGGGCGCACCTGGGCCCAGTCGACCGTGTTGCGTCGTGCCTGCCGAGCGGCCGTTATGGTATCGGGGGCGTCCTCGAGATCCGGTTCCAGGGTCTGCAGCCGCTCGCGTGCCGTTCGGCGCGTGGCGGCGCGCAGGCCGTTGCGCAGGCGCTCGAGATAGACCAGGTGGCTGGCCGGCAGCAGGTCGAGGTCATGCAGCCGGATCTCGTCGGATGTGGTGTTGTGCATGGCGGGCAGAAACCAGGCGTCATCGGGGATGTCGATGCCCTGGGTTCGCAGCCGCCGGCGAACCTCGGGCTTGTTGCCCATGTGTGCGAGCACTCGCGCGCTGACGATACCGTGG
It includes:
- a CDS encoding P-II family nitrogen regulator; the encoded protein is MNDLNLKSLKKIEIILEGEHQAFATDLLDRAGVKGYTIIGNLSGKGSQGFHSGHLMFNEDEVLIMIIAAIPEELVEPILEGFTPFFNQHSGVVFICDIQVSRLVKFKG